From the Lolium rigidum isolate FL_2022 chromosome 2, APGP_CSIRO_Lrig_0.1, whole genome shotgun sequence genome, one window contains:
- the LOC124689233 gene encoding auxin-responsive protein SAUR21-like, translating into MLMMGYFRAPKLGLGGRKSSSPERDGQSLRAALLLDGESTGTVPKGYFAVYVGAEARRFVVPMSLLCQPAFRALMERAAEEFGFGQAGGLRIPCCEEDFVATVAALLPDESRQRRRSAVGGRRSASVNW; encoded by the coding sequence ATGTTGATGATGGGATACTTCCGGGCACCGAAGCTGGGCCTGGGCGGGAGGAAGTCGTCGTCGCCGGAGAGGGACGGCCAGAGCCTGCGCGCGGCGCTGCTCCTCGACGGCGAATCGACCGGCACGGTGCCCAAAGGGTACTTCGCGGTGTACGTGGGCGCGGAGGCTCGGCGGTTCGTGGTGCCCATGAGCCTCCTCTGCCAGCCAGCCTTCCGGGCGCTCATGGAGCGTGCCGCCGAGGAGTTCGGGTTCGGCCAGGCCGGCGGGCTCCGCATCCCCTGCTGCGAGGAGGACTTCGTCGCCACCGTCGCGGCGCTCCTGCCCGATGAGTCGAGGCAGCGGCGCCGGAGCGCGGTCGGCGGGAGGAGAAGCGCGTCGGTGAACTGGTGA